Part of the Georgenia sp. TF02-10 genome, GCCTCCGGTATCCGCGCGTTCCTGGATGCCACCTTCGGTATCCCAAGCTACTCGCAAAACAAGGAAGCCGCAGCCAAGTTCATCGAGTTTGCCACCACCGGTGACGGCGTCGACGTCTGGGCACAGACTCTGGTCGGCATCCCGGTCCTCGAGGGTTGGTCCTTGCCGCAGGGCGTGCTGTCCTCCGAAGTCGCTGAGCAGGGCTACGCAACGATCCAGGAGCTGGTCGCGAACCCGCACAGTGACCGGTACGTGATGAGCAATTTCGAGAACCAGCAGGGCTCGTACGCCCTGCAGGTGGCCAGTGGCGACCTCAGCCCGGAAGAGGCTGCCGAGATGGGGCAGGCGGACCTGGAGAGCGGGAAGTACAACTGACGGCAACCGGGGGCCGCGCCGAACGGACGGCCCCCGGTCACCGGCACTCGGCGATGAGGACACGGATGACCATCCAGATGACGAGGCGTGAGACCAGCGCCGCCAACGCGAGTCCGCCGGCGAACCGACGGCGAGGCTACTCAGACATCAAGGCCGCTCTGTTGTTCCTCAGTCCGCTGGCGATCGTCTACGCCGTCTACTACGGCTACAGCCTGTTCTTTCTGTCGAAGACCAGCTTGACCAGGACCTCCATCTCGTTCTTCAACTCCGAGTGGGTGGGCTGGCAGAACTTCCAGACGCTCGTGACGGACGCGGTGTTCCTGCGCTCGATCGGCAACACCCTGTTCTTCGCGTCTCTGAGCGTGGTCGCCGCCCTCACGGTCGGCTACTTCATCGCGGCGGCGCTGGCCAGTGGCGTGCGCGCGAAGCGGTTCTTCTTCCTGATCTTCCTCGTGCCGACGCTGATGCCCACCTCGCTGGTGGCGACGCTCTTCGGCACCATGCTGCAAGAGCGCTACGGCCTGGTGAACACCATCCTCCGTGGCGTCGGCCTGGACTCCCTGGCCCAGCCGTGGCTCACCGACCCGGGGCTGGCGTTCGGCGTTGTCTCGATCATCTTCTGCTACCTAATCGGGTTACCGATCATGTACTTCACCGCGGATTTCTCCACGTTGCCGACCGACTCACTCGAGGCGGCACTCCTCGACGGAGCCGGCACGTTCCGGATCATGCGGTCGATCGTCTTCCCGATGATGCGGGCAACCCAGACCACGATCGTGCTGTCACTGCTCCTGGGTGCCTTCCGTGCACTCGAGGTCGTGCTCTTCTCCACCCAGGGTGGTCCCGGCCAGCGGACCGAGATCGTGGGCTCGTACATCTATGGCTTCGCAACGTCGTCCGGCCCGAGCATCGGCTTCGTGTCCGCCGCCTCGGTGCTGGTGCTGCTCGTCGCCTTCGCGATCTCGGTCGTGCAGATCGTCCTCACGCGCCCGGGAAGGAAGATCCGATGACCACGTCCGCCACCACAGTCCTGCCTGGTCCCCGGCGTCGCCGGCCCCGCCAGCGCGCTCTTGGCGACCCGCTACGGCTCGTCGTCACCAGCCGTGGGGACCGCGTCGCGATCTATGTGCTGCTGGGCTTCATGGCCATCCTCTTCGCGTTCCCGCTTTACGCGGCGGTCGACAAGTCGCTCGAGGTCGGCGGGTGGCGGAACTACGTCAGCCTGCTCACCGACCCGATCGGGTCGGTGCCGATCTGGCAGACGTACCTCAATTCCCTCGCGATCGGGGTCCTGCATGCCGTCCTCGTCCTGGTGGTGGCGACGACGGCGGGTTACGCATTCTCCCGACTGCGATTCCGGGGCCGTGAGGTCGGGTTCTCTCTTGTGCTGCTTTTCCTAGCGGTCCCGGGTGCGGCGATCATCGTGCCGGTCTACCGAATCACCCAGGAGCTCGGCCTCTTCAACAACTACCTCGGGGTCGCGTTGCCGGAAGCGGCGTTGACCATCCCATTCGGCGTTCTGCTGCTGCGCAACCACGGCCGCAACATGCCCGGTTCGCTGTTCGAGGCCGCTGCTATCGACGGAGCTAGTCACTGGCGAGTGTTCCGCAGCATCTTCCTGCCGATGGCTCGGCCGGCGCTCGTCAACCTCACAGTGCTGTGCTTCGTGTGGTCCTTGCAGGACTTCCTGTGGCCGTCCTTCGTCTTTACCGACCCGAGCATGGCCTCCGCCGCTCAGGCAGTGCAGACGTTCTCCAGCGCTCTCGGGCAGGGGCCAGCGGACATCGCCAAGTACAACGCGAGCTTGGTCCTGCTCGGGTTGCCGGCGGTTGCGTTCGTGCTCTTCGGCCTGCGGTTCATCGTCGATGGGCTGACCAGCGGGGCGGTCAAGGAATGACCGCAACAGAGCGGCCACACGCGGCCGCGGCCCGGCTGGGGCGCAGTCCTGTCGCCGTCTCACGCCTCTCGCTGGGCACCGCACCGCTCGCCGGCCTGTACCAGAGCGTGAGTGAGGCCGAGGCGATTGGGACAGTGGAGCGCGCACTCGAACTGGGCGTCACGTACCTCGACACCGCTCCGCTCTACGGGGCCGGGAACGCCGAACGGCGTCTCGGGCGCGCGCTGCGTGGGGTGCCCCGTGACCGCTACGTGGTGTCGACCAAGGTCGGGCGACTGCTCCGGCCGGTGGAGGATGCCGGTGCGTCGATGTTCGCGAACGGTGACCGGCGCCGGGCTGACGTGTTCGACTTCTCTGCCTCCGCCGTGCGCCAGGGGCTGGAGGAAAGCCTGTCCCGGCTCGGGTTGGACAGCGTCGATGTGGTCTACATCCATGATCCCGACGACGCCGTCGACCAGGCCATCCACGAGACCTACCCGGCACTCGCCGAGCTCCGCACGGCCGGCGTGATCGGCGCCATCGGCGTGGGGATGAACGAGCCCGGTGTCCCGGCCCGGTTTATCCAGGAGACGGACGTCGACGTCGTGCTGGTCGCGGGGCGGTACAGCCTGCTGGAGCGCGACGCCGCTGTCGAGCTGCTGCCCGCTGCCGTGGAGCGCGGCGTGTCTGTCGTCGCGGCGGGCGTCCTAAACTCCGGCATCCTCGCCGATCCCCGGCCCGGGGCTCGGTTCAACTACCTGCCCGCAGCAGCAGACCGCATCGCACGCGCCCAGCGCCTGCAGGACGTCTGCGCGCAATTCGGCGTGCCCCTCACCGCCGCCGCCCTGCAGTTCCCCGCCCGGCATCCCGCGATCAGTTCCGTCCTGGTCGGGTGCCGTAGTGGCCACGAGGTGGCGGACGACGTCGAGCTCTTCGACACCCCTATCGGGCCCGCGTGCTGGGCTGCGCTGGAGGCCGCGTGCCTCGCGCCCGCCGAGGCGCAGGAGGGGATTGCCTCATGGTGACCACGATCGAGTCCTGTGAGCTACTGCTGCTCAGCGCCCGGTACCGCCCGGAGGAAGTCTGGGGATGGCCGGGCGGCGTCTACCGCGGCTGGACCTCCGCCTTCGTTCGCCTGACCGGAGCCGACGGCACGATCGGGCACGGCGAGATCGGCGACGGCCTGAACACGCCCGACCTGGTGCCGCCGCTGCTCCATCGGGCAGCACAGATGGTCGTCGGTCTGCCGGCCGAG contains:
- a CDS encoding carbohydrate ABC transporter permease — its product is MTIQMTRRETSAANASPPANRRRGYSDIKAALLFLSPLAIVYAVYYGYSLFFLSKTSLTRTSISFFNSEWVGWQNFQTLVTDAVFLRSIGNTLFFASLSVVAALTVGYFIAAALASGVRAKRFFFLIFLVPTLMPTSLVATLFGTMLQERYGLVNTILRGVGLDSLAQPWLTDPGLAFGVVSIIFCYLIGLPIMYFTADFSTLPTDSLEAALLDGAGTFRIMRSIVFPMMRATQTTIVLSLLLGAFRALEVVLFSTQGGPGQRTEIVGSYIYGFATSSGPSIGFVSAASVLVLLVAFAISVVQIVLTRPGRKIR
- a CDS encoding carbohydrate ABC transporter permease; the protein is MTTSATTVLPGPRRRRPRQRALGDPLRLVVTSRGDRVAIYVLLGFMAILFAFPLYAAVDKSLEVGGWRNYVSLLTDPIGSVPIWQTYLNSLAIGVLHAVLVLVVATTAGYAFSRLRFRGREVGFSLVLLFLAVPGAAIIVPVYRITQELGLFNNYLGVALPEAALTIPFGVLLLRNHGRNMPGSLFEAAAIDGASHWRVFRSIFLPMARPALVNLTVLCFVWSLQDFLWPSFVFTDPSMASAAQAVQTFSSALGQGPADIAKYNASLVLLGLPAVAFVLFGLRFIVDGLTSGAVKE
- a CDS encoding aldo/keto reductase encodes the protein MTATERPHAAAARLGRSPVAVSRLSLGTAPLAGLYQSVSEAEAIGTVERALELGVTYLDTAPLYGAGNAERRLGRALRGVPRDRYVVSTKVGRLLRPVEDAGASMFANGDRRRADVFDFSASAVRQGLEESLSRLGLDSVDVVYIHDPDDAVDQAIHETYPALAELRTAGVIGAIGVGMNEPGVPARFIQETDVDVVLVAGRYSLLERDAAVELLPAAVERGVSVVAAGVLNSGILADPRPGARFNYLPAAADRIARAQRLQDVCAQFGVPLTAAALQFPARHPAISSVLVGCRSGHEVADDVELFDTPIGPACWAALEAACLAPAEAQEGIASW